One Coffea eugenioides isolate CCC68of chromosome 2, Ceug_1.0, whole genome shotgun sequence genomic window, atctaaaaatttttttagacTATTCTACAGTTTCTAATCGCACCCCCTGGGTTCAATGTGGCTCTGCCAATACTCTATGACTAGATCCAGTCATGATCTAGAGTTCCAAGGGCAGCTGACCAATTTGACGTACACCAAAAAATGTAGAATGTTTAGAGATGGCAAAGGTAAAATTTGATGTCTGTTGGATACCCGACCCAACGATTAATTCAACTGGACGATCAATGGATTATTTGTTAGGGTTTGATATCAACGAATAGTTATCGAATAACTCAATAGGATTTAGtaaaaatatcctaaaaaaCCCAATAGTCGAGACCCAATGTATATACAACTAACTGAAAGCATTAAATGGAGACAATTGTGATTAAAAATAGAAGATTGTGGACTTGACCTTTCATAAAATGTTTGATTTTTCTCATGTTGGTTATACAGTTTTGTCCAAGTTTAAGACTCAACATagtgtattattattatttttttttttgtctacacaggatgttcgggtcaatccttacggggcccgactaatcccctaaGGATACATGTATTGAGTAATCCCCTAAGACTCAACATAGTGTATTAGTTTACGATGATACATGTATTGATTTTAGTTTATAAaagttaattttctttttttgaactATTCATATTAGCATTCGCTaatatgaaaattaaaattcgTAGCATTCGCTAATAGCAATTGATAAAAAACTTGATATAGTAGTAAGGTCAAGGGCCAAAAAAATTTGCATGCACTAAATCGCCTCGTTCATGCTTTAAAGCTTGAAGGCTTTAGTCTTTTGAGTTTTTGTTTGTTATTTGTGGTTATATATTAATTGTACCATACTACCCTGTGTTGTCAATAAAATGATGGAGTTTCTTCTCTTGACGAAAATGCATAATTGAATTGTAAGTTTTGCTCAAAGGTAGTAAGTTAAGTTAACATAGTAAGTATTGTTATAAAAATGGTGCAAGTTAAAGGGGCGCTTCAGCACGAAAAATTGGCAAGGAACACGAATCAGAGAACATTCATATTCAAATTGACAAACTATATGCATAAAACCTCAAAACAGCAAAAAGTGACAAATTATTCTCTCCATTTTTAAGTTTACATGGCCGTTTATTGGATAACCAAACACAAAAAAACTGACCCAACCCATAATGTAAATTGCTAAGAATCCATTTAGATTCCCTATCACTTCACCGATAATTAGCTCAGTTAAAATCTTTAGACTATTCTCCAAGACTTTTGAATGGCATAGAGCAATTCGAAACCTCTAAGGCTTGTTACAACCTACCAAAATGTTTCAAGAAACCTCTATGCATTGGTTCTAACCTCCATGACCTCCTATCCGTTCATTAAAATAGACCGTACTCCTACTATCGgtcctgatttttttttttataggtaGTAGTGCATGTTTGGCCGACTGCGGGACGAACACATGCGGACCGTGTCAGGCTTTGTGTTCATATGGGCCTTTCTTGATAGCGGAGCACTTTAAATCTTAATATTTAGGATAGAGCAAGATTTTCAAGATAATACTGTATTACCTTTTTGGCATATGACGTACGTTAGGtgaaaagataattgaaaattaaaaacaaaaaattgattgagaaacatttttatgataccacaaatttttttttttgaaaaaaatagacTGTCCGAACATTGTTTGGCTTACATCAAAATCATACTCATGTATTTATAAGAATAAGTTGCGTATGAGCAAATGCTTTGCAGGATGCATTTAAAAAATTCTAAAGCTAAATGTGTATCCGTGTGGGATAGTTAAGTTGCAATTTATGAGATAATGACTCTTACTGAAACTTCTGATACATGTTAATTAATTTAGACAAACTACgttttcaaattcaattatgTTTGGCTTGCATCAGAATTAATTTACCTATTTATTTGTAAGAATAAGTTGCGTATGAGCAAATTCCTTATAGATGTACCTAGCAAATTGAAGAGCTAAATGTGTGCCCGTTTTGGATGGTTAAATGCAGTTGCTGAGATGCGTCCTCAAAGTATATTTTCTAGTCCGTCATTGAAGACATATCCCATTTTGAACGTTGGATAGGTGCTGCAGTCAGTTACATATAAATGAAGCAATTTCGTGTACGTTAGAAAGGCAAATGGTTGGATAGGCGCGTGCAAATCTCATTTTTCTTTCGTTTGAGTAGGTTATTACTTGTTTTGGCAGATGGATGTAAATCGATGTGAAACCATCATTTTAATGGGTTAAGTTGGATATTCATTTAGATATCCAAGACAAATCTTTCTGCTCATccaaattcatttttgcaatgTGGTTTTGGATTAAAAATTGACTTTTCATAGACGCATTTACTAGTGATTCAGGCTGTACTGTACCCAACTAAAGCTTGAGTTACATAACTACAAATGTCAAATAGTCGATCTTCATGGGACGTTGACATGATATCTCTTTGAGAATCAGAGTTAAAAACAAATTTTGAAGTTAAAAGGAGCATTAATTACTTGAACCAAATTTTGCTCTTATAAATAGCTATGTTGCCTAGCATAAACAAGAATTCAGGTCAATGAAAATGTCTCTAGTCACACAAGAGATAAGGGCTAGTGCATCAGAAATTTACAATGAGAAAGAGTTGTGCCAAGTGAAAGCAAAAGTGTTTCTTAAAGAAGTTGGGCTGCCAGATTGCCTACTTCCATTGGAAGACATCGAGGAATGCGGATTCGTGAAAGAAACTGGCTTTATTTGGCTTAAACGGAAGCAAAAGATTGTGCGAAAGTTTGAAAAGATTGACAAGCTTGCCCAATATGCAGCTGAAATCACAGCCTATGCTGAACCAAAGAAGTTAAAGTCCGTGACTGGACTGAAGGCCAAGGAGCTCTTCTTGTGGGTTACTGTGAGTGATGTTGAAGTTGAAGATGCTCCAACTGGAAAGATCACTTTCAAGTCTCCTCTAGGGCTGACAAGAACTTTCCCGCGGTCGGCTTTTGAGGTGGCGGAAGCTGAAGAGGTTAAGTCAACAAAGAATGATAGAACtgacaatgaagtgaaatcaagGGTTTAAGTTTGCGATTCATATATGGCAACTTGAACATTCATAAGGTAATTAAAGTCATCTACAAGATATTTGAGTGCACACCTAATTCATGCTTTAGAGCATGAAGATTTAATCTTTTGAGTCTGCGTTTGTTCTGTGTGGTTTTGAAGACTTCTTTGTTTACTCTGGGTGATTGCGGTGTTATACTACTCTATGTTCTCAATGAAGCAATAGAGTTTCTTCTGATAAAATTGCATTAATTGAATGGTAAATCCATCGTTTGGGTTGCGTAGCAAAACTACCACTCACTCTTTGCTGCCTTCCATGCACTAAAGTATAGGTCGTGTCTGACaatccaattcaacacttaaatttatgAATTTAGATCTTAACACGTTCTTTGATAATCAAAAGTAGagcatctgaattaattaaatgatataGAATTTTCTAGACAAACTTACTTCCAAAAATAAAGTATAAGCTATTTATTTATCACTTGatatgatatacactcaaatgtatcgTATATAgaacttaacaattcaataatttaatgaattcagaattcagatttcaatttttaatttttaaatttcggTTTTATCAAATGCAGCCTAAGTTGACCAATGTTTCTCTTATTTGGCTTGTGACTTTGTTGGTATATAAGAATTCCAGCCTCTAATGCTTAATCAGCATCAACTTTCGTCCAACTTTAGACAACCACGAATCACTCAAGTCTCGATCAGTTCTTAGAAGAAtctattttgaaaataaaaatttgcaacttcatccaccaaaaaaaaaaaatgtttacacTACAGTGAAATAACGAGTTTTTCGTGCTTTGCCTAAGGAAATTAATTTTAGATCATAAAGCCATTTAACGTACAAGTAACTCGATCACAAGCTCGAATTGAACTATCAGAGGGCGGCAAAGATAGTATTTAAGGGCTGATCATGGTGGTTGATTTATACAAGAGGCAGTAAAACAAATGTTTGCAATGCCATCATGTATGTAAGGAGGCATGGACTAACACCACAAAATTAACACTAAGACCATGCTTAGcaatttagtaaaaaaaaaaaattttgcttaGTATTGTTGCACTGACCCTAGGCACAGCCTACATAAAGAAACAAGGCagtgactttttttttcctccccttTTTCATGAACTTGCTGCTCGAGTTCTTGTCTCTGTGGTTTAAGCCTCAGCCTCATACAAGCAAACAATGACAACAGTCAGAGGCACTGAGATGTGACTCAAGGACCTTTCAAGTTAAATTCTATCCAATTTCATCAGGTTGATGTATTGCGATTTTTTGTGTAAATTTATACAATTTTAGTATAATCGTGGATTTTGTACCAACTCAATTATATGAGTGATGAAATTCACATTTACGTTAAAACTATACAAATTTACACCAAATGTTATCTATATATAAAGGTTAAGGAAAGGAAGGGGTTTGGAGTTAACATTGGGGTTAACACTTATTGTCACTTTATGAATTTCCTATGTAAATTCACCATGCCTGCTCTTTATCTTATTTACCATTGTACAAGCCTCCCAGAATCGTTTGCATGCAACGTGCagttaaaaaatgaaaagcCACAAGCAAGATAGTTACCACTGCATCATATACTTAGAAGTTTCTGCTTAGGGTTAGTTAGTTAAACCACACAAGGTAATGCATCAGAGAAGAGAAAAGCAAATAGGCAGGTCCTTCATCTCTAGTGTCCTCATTCAGACTTCAGAGgatagtaaaaataagcaaGAATATCTGAATATATGAATCATGCAACTGAATACATATCCACAATATTTGTTTGAAGACGAAAAATCACACAGGCTGCAGGATGTCGTCTTGCTCCGCCAGATAGTCAGAAATTCAGAGCCTGGTGAAATGATCAAATGAACCAATGAGTCAATACATAAAGGATGTGATCCCGTTCACTGGTTAATGAACATATGATGTTATTCGAGGAAATCATAAAGCAAAGCACTTGAAATTCAGATTTTCAGGAAACCATAAGGAAAGCAAGGAGAGATATTCAACTTCAGAGaacttcttccttttcttttttttctttttttttgggtgtcttttttagttaaaaaaatagaaaaacttcaGAAAGTTAAATGGAGGTTTCTCCTGGAAGCAATTACCTAGGAAGGAATGACCCACTTGCCATCAATCCACTCCTGGTGCTGCCTCAAGTCAGAGTGCTTAAACTTCACTGCATCTTCAGTCCCCGGAAAATAGATTATATACTTTTTCTCCCTAAGAACTCTGGATATTACTCCTTCCCAccaacaatcattgaaaagagCGTCTACTTTGTCATTCACTTTGAAACAGTCGACCAAAGCAGTTTCCGGTGGATGTGGTCGTATGTTTATACTAGCAACCTCCTCTTTCAAGAATTCTGTGTCTTCTTCGTTTCTCAGACTCCGATACTGAATCAGGTATTTGTCCTCATCAAATCGTTTGATGACAGTTGCAGGAATCCAAGCACCTTGAAAACCATCTTCATCTATTCGAACTTCAACTGTTGCCCCTCGGCTAAATTTCTCCTGTACTGTTTCTTTGCCAGGCTTCCGTTTGGCTGGTAATATGGACACTTTCTGCAATCCGAAAAACAGTAAATTTTTAAGCTAAAATTGGACTGATTATAAACAAACAGAGAAAGACAAGTAGCCATGCGACAGTTAAGACATCTGGAAGGGCAGGCAAGGAGTAAAAGTTAGAAGATTGGAGTTCAATATTGGCAAAGAGGGAAGAGGTTGGCATATATgttgttccaaaaaaaaaaaaaaagtggtaaACGCAATGAAGCAGTCAGGAGAACATCAAGGAAGCAACACGTGAAAAACTGTTGGATTCTGGGAAACCATTGGTTTATTTGAGGTTTTGCCTTCATAGGCACTAGAACAGTCAAGCAGAGGAAGGACGTGGACGTGCACAGAGATAAAACAATCATTGCACAACCTTAAATCAAAAGCGCGGAATATAACAAGTTTTGTTCAATCAAAGCATGATTTTTAATTGTTTCTATAGCCATATAGCAGACAAATCCAAGGGGATACAGCAGGATCTTGGCTGTTCCACCAATCAGACAATTTCGTTCATCTAATTGTTTTGCCCATAATATGTAGAACAAACATGTGAAGTAACCTCTACAGATTCTGGAATTTGCTTCAGAAATTTTAGCTGGACAGAATCATAATTATGTATTCAAAAGGTTCCTTTAACTATTTGATCAGATAACAATCTATCTATTAAGCTGAAAACTGAAAGTCATGTATCCACATTTTCTAGATCTTTATGTAAATCTAGTTGCACCAGACTTTagctatatatatatcttttttATATCCCGTCCCCAACAATTCACAGATAAAGATGAAGGTAATTGATCATGTAAGCATTTCCTCAACATGACTAAAATTCGGTCAAGCGTTCCACATTTGATCAGATGAAGCGAAACTTATTGAATGAGGCTGATAGACTAGTAATTATCATTATACAATTATGGCAGCTTCAAGAATACGTGCATTTGCATACAACAGTTCCATTTTCTCCTTGGTGCAATTCAATTTTGATGGCAGAATGCAAAAGTAGATTCACGGAATAATAGCATAGAGGAGGTCAGCTATAAATAATTTCTCTACCATAAGTAAAGAACAAGATAATCTGTAGAATCGGTTCCCCCCAGTTTTTTCATCCAATTCCACTTATCTTTATTACTGTATACCTAACAAAACACATATATActgaaagaattttttttttgttttaatgtATGTGCTTAAATAACCTACTTGAACAAATCAGTACAGAAGGAACGCCTTCATGCATTAGTAAGTTAACACTAAGATAGACAAAATACTTACAAAACATTCTGCAACATATATGACATTAAAAATTGGATTTATTCTCTACTGATCCGGAAATCATCAATATGGTATTAATTAGTACTCGATAATCTCAAGGTACAACAGAATTAACAGATGTACTATGCATAATATTCTCATGCACCCAACTATAACAATCTCAGCCATCAAGAAATAATTCATCAACATTTACAGTTTTACACACACCAATATGCACAAACACCACAGAATCATCAAGAAACTCATGAACCTGCATTCTGCACCCTAACTCACACCTTATCTTCTTTTGGTTCAATCTCCAACGGAGGAACCCACGTGCCGTTCACCCATTCACGGTGTAACCGGAGCTTGGACGGATGAAATTTCGACAGCTCCCTACTAGACCTAAAGAACACCGCAAACTTTCCAGTTTTGGAAACCCCCGTGATCACGCCTTCCCACCATCCGTCGTTAAAATAAACATCCACTTCTTCGCTCACCTTAAACTCCCGGTGAGTCTCCCGAGGTGCCGGCGGCCTAAGCTGCACAACTTCGATTTCTTCCCTCAGCGGGATTTTTCTCAAGTCGTCCTGCATCAGGGTTTTGTACTCCACCAAGATTTTATCATTCTTTAACTTCCGGATAACGGTTCCGGCGAACCAGGAGCCGCGGAAGCCGTCCTCATCGCTGCTGATTTCGACTTCGGCACCTTTTATGAAGTAATCCATTATTCAAGAGAGGATTTGAAGGGAGGAAGTTCGTTAGCTATTTAGTTAGGGTTTATGGAGTTTTGGTGAGAATTTGGCGGGAGGTAGATATGCTTTTGTGTCAATGTATGTATCAAGAGTCAGTAAAGAGGATGTTTGAGGTTTTCGATTGAAACTAGGTTTGGGGAAGAACTGAAATTTGAGGGTTTACAGTGAAAAGTTGTAATATGAGAttataggatttttttttttggaataataaGAGTTGTGAAAAAGGATTTTTGGCTTCTATCAGAGTACTAGAATACAAGGTAAAAACAGAAGGATAATACAAAATAAAGGAAACAGATGTTgctaaaaaaataaacaatatATTACTAACTCAAAAATAGAGATGCAAACAGATGTTTCCAGATTTGACTTACACGTTAACCCCCTCCAccccccacaaaaaaaaaaagccaactAAAAAATTCGGTCCaatcaaactcccaaaaaaataaaaatgtcgAACCATTCAGGCTAACTGGTTTTA contains:
- the LOC113760270 gene encoding uncharacterized protein LOC113760270, which gives rise to MSLVTQEIRASASEIYNEKELCQVKAKVFLKEVGLPDCLLPLEDIEECGFVKETGFIWLKRKQKIVRKFEKIDKLAQYAAEITAYAEPKKLKSVTGLKAKELFLWVTVSDVEVEDAPTGKITFKSPLGLTRTFPRSAFEVAEAEEVKSTKNDRTDNEVKSRV
- the LOC113760272 gene encoding DUF724 domain-containing protein 3, whose translation is MDYFIKGAEVEISSDEDGFRGSWFAGTVIRKLKNDKILVEYKTLMQDDLRKIPLREEIEVVQLRPPAPRETHREFKVSEEVDVYFNDGWWEGVITGVSKTGKFAVFFRSSRELSKFHPSKLRLHREWVNGTWVPPLEIEPKEDKKVSILPAKRKPGKETVQEKFSRGATVEVRIDEDGFQGAWIPATVIKRFDEDKYLIQYRSLRNEEDTEFLKEEVASINIRPHPPETALVDCFKVNDKVDALFNDCWWEGVISRVLREKKYIIYFPGTEDAVKFKHSDLRQHQEWIDGKWVIPS